One stretch of Scyliorhinus canicula chromosome 7, sScyCan1.1, whole genome shotgun sequence DNA includes these proteins:
- the rh50 gene encoding rh50-like protein: MSAIRCRLPFLVIFLEGILLVLIALFVTYDEHSDAAAHSNQTDHKHNQLYAIFPVFQDVQVMIFVGFGLLMGFLKKYGYGGIAFNFMIAVFSVQWALLVQGWFYHFHHGRIHIGVYNLLTAETACATVMISFGAVLGKTSPVQILILSLLEVPIFTATEWIIMELLKIKDVGGSITIHLFACYFGLSVTTVLYRPGLKGGHKDEGADYNSDKLAMLGTLLLWVFWPSFNSVFASTGHGQHRAVLHTYIGLSSCTLTTFAVSSLLDKRGKINIAHIQNAALAGGVAVGSAADMMVTPAGAFTLGCIASVLCTVGFKYLTPFLAKKLKIQDVCGINNLHGIPGFVGAIAGIATILLTADESYGHGLYDTFPERAPKEGDGRLAELARVLPQLKPGGGRSAWDQAQYQAAAIGVCLGIAVLGGTVTGFILKLPFLAQPKDEYCFNDDPYFEVPEVEEKEEFEFTNKNNANNNQRLKLPV, from the coding sequence atGTCCGCTATCCGCTGCCGGCTGCCTTTCCTCGTCATCTTCCTGGAGGGGATTTTACTGGTGCTGATCGCGCTCTTTGTGACTTACGACGAGCACTCGGATGCTGCAGCGCACAGCAACCAGACGGACCACAAGCACAACCAGCTCTATGCAATCTTCCCGGTCTTCCAGGACGTGCAGGTGATGATCTTCGTGGGCTTTGGGCTCCTCATGGGCTTCCTCAAGAAGTACGGTTACGGGGGCATCGCCTTCAACTTTATGATCGCCGTGTTCTCCGTGCAGTGGGCTCTGCTGGTGCAGGGCTGGTTCTACCACTTCCACCACGGCAGGATCCACATCGGCGTTTACAACCTGCTCACCGCCGAGACAGCTTGTGCCACCGTGATGATCTCCTTCGGAGCCGTGCTGGGGAAGACGAGCCCAGTGCAGATCCTTATCCTGTCCCTGCTGGAAGTGCCCATATTCACTGCCACCGAGTGGATTATCATGGAGCTGCTCAAAATCAAGGACGTCGGGGGGTCCATCACCATCCACCTATTTGCTTGTTACTTTGGGCTGAGTGTGACCACGGTGCTGTACAGACCGGGGCTGAAAGGCGGGCACAAGGACGAGGGGGCTGACTACAACTCGGACAAGCTGGCCATGCTCGGCACCTTGTTGCTCTGGGTCTTCTGGCCAAGTTTCAACTCCGTCTTCGCCTCGACTGGCCACGGCCAGCACCGGGCTGTGCTCCACACCTATATCGGCCTCAGCTCCTGCACCCTCACCACGTTCGCCGTGTCCAGCCTGCTGGAcaagcggggcaagatcaacatCGCCCACATCCAGAACGCTGCCCTGGCCGGCGGCGTGGCGGTGGGCTCGGCTGCGGACATGATGGTCACCCCGGCCGGGGCATTCACCTTGGGCTGCATCGCCTCGGTGCTCTGCACGGTGGGATTTAAATACTTGACTCCCTTCCTGGCTAAAAAACTGAAGATCCAAGACGTGTGCGGCATCAATAACCTGCACGGGATTCCCGGCTTTGTGGGGGCAATCGCCGGCATAGCCACCATTCTATTGACAGCCGATGAGAGCTATGGCCACGGCTTGTATGACACCTTCCCCGAGAGGGCCCCCAAGGAAGGGGATGGCAGGTTGGCCGAATTGGCTCGGGTGCTGCCGCAGCTGAAGCCTGGAGGGGGTCGCAGTGCCTGGGACCAGGCTCAGTACCAGGCAGCAGCTATCGGGGTGTGCCTGGGCATCGCTGTCTTAGGCGGGACAGTCACTGGCTTCATACTAAAACTCCCCTTTCTGGCACAACCCAAGGACGAGTATTGTTTCAATGACGACCCTTACTTTGAAGTGCCCGAGGTGGAAGAGAAGGAAGAGTTTGAATTTACCAATAAAAACAACGCGAACAATAACCAGCGACTCAAACTTCCGGTTTGA